In one window of Bizionia sp. M204 DNA:
- a CDS encoding NupC/NupG family nucleoside CNT transporter, producing the protein MKNILLAITAIFFGITTSFGQDLEKKWSSQSTSNPYKSIEFKKGEFTFSNDSIQDLKGDYLYQNNLLVFYYNDSLNSIKRFKIKELTDSTLIFKDKQATYTYISSTSVLAENPAPTVASNSENGVIIPSQGFSINSLWRGILGMVTLIFVSFLFSSNRRAINWKTVGLGLALQLIIAIGVLKVGFIKGIFEFIGKGFIEILSYTQAGSEFLFGGMLDVTSFGFIFAFQVLPTIIFFSALTSVLFYLGIIQKVVKLMGLLLSKVLGISGAESLSVAGNIFLGQTEAPLLIKAYLEKMNKSEILLVMIGGMATVAGAVLAAYIGFLGGEDEALQLFYAKHLLAASVMAAPGAIVISKILFPQTEKINTDVHVSQEKIGSNILEAIANGTTEGLRLAVNVGAMLLVFVAFIAMVNGILGGIAGFDGISIQALNINWHFTSLNEVIAANTPYQALSLEFILGYIFAPLMWLIGIATEDMALMGQLLGIKLAASEFIGYIQLAELKNVANATHLTYEKSVIMATYMLCGFANFASIGIQIGGIGSLAPGQRKQLSKFGMKALIGGTIASLISATIAGMIIG; encoded by the coding sequence ATTAAAAATATACTACTAGCTATTACAGCTATTTTTTTTGGGATTACAACTTCTTTCGGACAAGATTTAGAAAAAAAATGGTCGTCTCAATCCACATCAAACCCTTATAAGAGTATCGAGTTTAAAAAAGGAGAATTCACCTTTTCTAACGATTCAATTCAGGACTTAAAAGGTGATTATTTGTATCAAAACAACTTATTGGTATTCTATTATAACGATTCTTTAAACTCCATTAAACGTTTTAAAATAAAAGAACTAACAGATTCTACCTTAATTTTTAAAGATAAGCAAGCTACTTATACCTATATATCATCCACATCAGTTTTAGCTGAAAATCCGGCGCCTACGGTTGCATCAAATTCAGAAAACGGTGTCATTATTCCCAGTCAAGGTTTCTCTATTAATAGTCTTTGGCGTGGTATTCTAGGTATGGTAACCTTAATTTTTGTATCCTTTTTATTTAGCAGTAACCGAAGAGCCATTAATTGGAAAACAGTTGGTTTAGGATTAGCCTTACAACTCATTATTGCCATTGGGGTTTTAAAAGTTGGTTTTATAAAAGGCATCTTCGAGTTTATAGGCAAAGGGTTTATCGAAATTTTAAGTTACACGCAAGCTGGAAGCGAGTTTCTATTTGGGGGCATGCTAGATGTTACTTCCTTCGGGTTTATTTTCGCATTTCAAGTATTGCCAACAATTATTTTCTTTTCGGCATTAACATCCGTTTTATTCTATTTAGGTATTATTCAAAAAGTAGTCAAACTAATGGGTTTACTACTAAGTAAGGTATTGGGCATTTCGGGAGCTGAAAGTTTAAGTGTTGCAGGAAACATCTTTTTAGGCCAAACGGAAGCGCCACTTTTAATAAAAGCGTATTTAGAAAAAATGAACAAGTCTGAAATTCTCCTAGTAATGATTGGGGGAATGGCTACCGTTGCAGGAGCCGTTTTAGCAGCTTACATTGGTTTTCTTGGTGGCGAAGACGAGGCATTACAACTCTTTTACGCCAAACATTTATTAGCTGCCTCTGTTATGGCGGCTCCAGGTGCTATTGTAATTTCCAAGATATTATTTCCACAAACAGAAAAAATTAATACGGATGTTCACGTATCCCAAGAAAAAATAGGGTCTAACATTTTGGAAGCTATAGCAAACGGAACCACTGAAGGTTTGCGTTTAGCCGTAAATGTTGGTGCTATGCTACTCGTTTTTGTCGCATTTATAGCTATGGTTAATGGCATTCTAGGCGGTATTGCTGGTTTTGACGGTATTAGCATTCAAGCTTTAAACATTAACTGGCATTTCACCTCATTAAATGAAGTCATTGCAGCAAACACCCCGTATCAAGCGTTGTCATTAGAATTTATTTTAGGTTATATTTTTGCGCCATTAATGTGGTTAATTGGTATTGCAACAGAGGATATGGCTTTAATGGGTCAACTTCTAGGTATTAAGCTAGCAGCTAGTGAGTTTATTGGGTACATCCAATTAGCAGAATTAAAAAATGTAGCGAATGCCACACATTTAACGTACGAGAAATCTGTAATTATGGCAACGTATATGCTCTGTGGATTTGCAAACTTTGCATCTATTGGTATTCAAATTGGCGGAATTGGATCTCTTGCGCCAGGCCAACGCAAACAACTATCTAAATTTGGAATGAAAGCGTTGATTGGTGGAACCATTGCATCTTTAATTTCTGCAACAATTGCAGGAATGATTATTGGATAA
- a CDS encoding electron transfer flavoprotein subunit alpha/FixB family protein: protein MSVLVYTESEQGKFKKTALEVASYAKAVAEQMGTTVTAITFNADDTSVLGNHGVDKVLKVTSSELEKFNANGYASAISQAAKKEGSKVVILSSSADSKYLAPLLAINLDAGFASNVVEAPSNVSPFTVKRTAFTNKAFNMTTIDTDVKLVGVSKNAYGVKENAASATAEDFSPNIPELGVHVDSVDKVTGQVTIADAEIVVSAGRGLKGPENWGMIEELAEVLGAATACSKPVSDLGWRPHGEHVGQTGKPVAANLYIAVGISGAIQHLAGINASKVKVVINTDPEAPFFKAADYGIVGDAFEVVPKLIEKLKEFKAQQ from the coding sequence ATGTCAGTTTTAGTATATACAGAATCCGAACAAGGAAAATTTAAAAAAACCGCTTTAGAGGTTGCATCTTATGCAAAAGCTGTAGCGGAACAAATGGGTACAACCGTAACGGCAATTACCTTTAACGCTGATGACACAAGCGTACTTGGAAATCATGGTGTTGACAAAGTATTGAAAGTTACAAGTAGTGAATTAGAGAAATTTAACGCAAACGGTTATGCAAGCGCTATTTCTCAAGCTGCTAAAAAAGAAGGCTCCAAAGTAGTTATTCTTAGCTCCAGCGCGGACAGTAAATATTTAGCACCTTTATTAGCTATTAATTTAGATGCTGGTTTTGCATCCAATGTGGTTGAAGCGCCATCAAATGTTTCACCATTCACTGTAAAACGTACAGCATTTACAAACAAAGCTTTTAATATGACGACTATTGATACCGATGTGAAATTGGTAGGTGTTTCTAAAAATGCGTATGGTGTTAAAGAAAATGCAGCGAGTGCAACTGCGGAAGATTTTTCACCTAACATTCCAGAACTAGGAGTTCATGTAGATTCTGTGGATAAAGTAACAGGTCAAGTAACCATTGCAGATGCCGAAATAGTGGTTTCAGCAGGTCGTGGTTTAAAAGGTCCAGAAAATTGGGGAATGATTGAAGAATTAGCTGAAGTTTTAGGTGCAGCGACTGCCTGCTCTAAACCGGTAAGTGATTTAGGTTGGAGACCACATGGTGAGCACGTAGGTCAGACAGGAAAACCAGTTGCTGCCAATTTATATATTGCTGTTGGCATTTCAGGAGCTATCCAGCATTTGGCGGGTATAAACGCATCAAAAGTAAAAGTTGTTATTAATACAGATCCCGAAGCACCTTTCTTTAAAGCTGCTGATTATGGAATTGTAGGTGATGCTTTTGAAGTTGTCCCTAAATTGATTGAAAAATTAAAGGAGTTTAAAGCACAACAGTAA
- a CDS encoding pyruvate dehydrogenase complex E1 component subunit beta, protein MKTIQFREAICEAMSEEMRRDESVYLMGEEVAEYNGAYKASKGMLDEFGPKRVIDTPIAELGFAGIAIGSTMTGNRPIVEYMTFNFSLVGIDQIINNAAKIRQMSGGQFPCPIVFRGPTASAGQLAATHSQAFESWFANTPGLKVVVPSNPYDAKGLLKSAIRDNDPVIFMESEQMYGDKGEVPEGEYVVPLGVADIKREGTDVTIVSFGKIIKEAYIAANELAKEGISCEIIDLRTVRPMDREAILKSVKKTNRLVVLEEAWPFGNVATEITYLVQSEAFDYLDAPIIKINTADTPAPYSPVLFEEWLPDHKEVIKAVKKVMYK, encoded by the coding sequence ATGAAGACAATACAATTTAGAGAAGCGATTTGTGAAGCCATGAGCGAAGAAATGCGTCGTGACGAAAGTGTTTATTTAATGGGTGAAGAAGTTGCCGAATATAATGGTGCCTATAAGGCATCTAAAGGTATGCTGGATGAATTCGGCCCAAAACGTGTTATTGATACGCCCATTGCCGAGCTAGGTTTTGCCGGAATAGCAATAGGATCTACCATGACAGGAAACAGACCAATTGTAGAATATATGACGTTTAATTTCTCATTAGTTGGTATTGACCAAATTATAAATAATGCGGCAAAAATCAGACAAATGTCTGGAGGACAATTCCCATGTCCAATTGTTTTTCGTGGACCAACCGCCTCTGCAGGTCAATTAGCTGCTACACACTCGCAAGCTTTTGAAAGTTGGTTTGCTAATACACCAGGTTTAAAAGTAGTAGTTCCTTCTAATCCATATGATGCAAAAGGCTTATTAAAATCGGCTATTCGTGATAACGACCCCGTTATTTTTATGGAAAGTGAGCAAATGTATGGTGATAAAGGCGAAGTGCCAGAAGGCGAATATGTTGTTCCACTGGGTGTTGCAGATATTAAACGAGAAGGTACAGATGTTACTATTGTTTCTTTTGGTAAAATTATTAAAGAAGCTTATATAGCTGCTAATGAATTAGCTAAAGAAGGTATCTCATGTGAGATTATCGATTTACGTACGGTAAGACCAATGGATCGCGAGGCTATTTTAAAATCGGTTAAAAAAACCAATCGTCTAGTTGTTTTGGAGGAAGCATGGCCATTTGGAAATGTTGCGACAGAAATAACATATTTAGTCCAATCTGAAGCATTTGATTATTTAGATGCACCTATTATTAAAATAAATACAGCAGATACACCTGCGCCTTATTCACCAGTTCTTTTTGAAGAATGGTTGCCTGATCATAAAGAAGTGATAAAGGCCGTGAAAAAAGTAATGTATAAATAA
- a CDS encoding sodium-translocating pyrophosphatase, which translates to MESMMIYMPIAMALLGLIYMVVKKSWVMKQDAGDGKMKEISDHIYEGALAFLNAEYRLLAIFVLVVSIALAAVSFIVPTTHWLIVVAFIFGAVFSAFAGNIGMKIATKTNVRTTQAAKSSLPNALKVSFGGGTVMGLGVAGLAVLGLTIFFIGFFHFFMGGVWTNTMDMTIVLETLAGFSLGAESIALFARVGGGIYTKAADVGADLVGKVEAGIPEDDPRNPATIADNVGDNVGDVAGMGADLFGSYVATVLAAMVLGNYVIKDMGGNIADAFGGIGPILLPMAIAGAGIIISVIGTMLVKIKSNEAKEAQVMGALNVGNWTSIGLVALSCFGLVTWMLPETMQMNFFGEGLQEISSMRVFYATLVGLVVGAVISSVTEYYTGLGKKPILNIVQQSSTGAGTNIIAGLATGMISTFPSVLLFAGAIWASYAFAGFYGVALAASAMMATTAMQLAIDAFGPIADNAGGIAEMSEQEPIVRERTDILDAVGNTTAATGKGFAIASAALTSLALFAAYVTFTGIDGINIFKAPVLAMLFVGGMVPVVFSALAMNAVGKAAMEMVEEVRRQFREIPGIMEGTGKPEYDKCVAISTEASLREMMLPGLLTIGFPLVIAFVPMIFGMNNMAIAEMLGGYMAGVTVSGVLWAIFQNNAGGAWDNAKKSFEAGVLINGEMTYKGSEAHKAAVTGDTVGDPFKDTSGPSMNILIKLTCLIGLVIAPILGGHSAETGLAITETTEAVEGLTAKKVYVDFVIKSDDFAKAVVSVTNVNGNNINMEELVISGTKAEVDAKISKLKEESTQFKMDVTDDRPIQVK; encoded by the coding sequence ATGGAATCAATGATGATTTATATGCCAATTGCCATGGCACTTTTAGGATTAATTTATATGGTCGTAAAGAAATCTTGGGTTATGAAACAAGATGCTGGCGACGGAAAAATGAAAGAAATTTCAGATCATATTTATGAAGGAGCTTTGGCTTTTTTAAATGCCGAGTATAGATTACTTGCCATATTTGTACTTGTAGTAAGTATTGCACTTGCAGCTGTGTCATTTATTGTTCCAACAACACATTGGTTAATTGTAGTTGCATTTATTTTTGGAGCTGTCTTTTCGGCATTTGCAGGAAATATAGGTATGAAAATAGCAACAAAAACGAATGTAAGAACGACACAAGCGGCTAAATCTAGTTTGCCTAATGCACTAAAAGTATCTTTTGGTGGTGGAACTGTAATGGGATTAGGAGTAGCTGGATTGGCAGTTTTAGGTTTAACTATATTTTTCATAGGGTTCTTCCATTTCTTTATGGGAGGTGTATGGACAAATACCATGGATATGACTATTGTTCTTGAAACATTGGCTGGTTTTTCTTTAGGTGCTGAATCTATTGCTTTATTTGCCCGTGTTGGTGGTGGTATTTATACCAAAGCTGCCGATGTTGGAGCCGATTTAGTTGGTAAAGTAGAAGCAGGAATTCCTGAAGATGACCCTCGTAACCCTGCAACTATTGCAGATAACGTTGGTGATAATGTTGGTGATGTTGCTGGTATGGGAGCCGATTTATTTGGTTCGTATGTAGCTACAGTATTAGCTGCTATGGTTTTAGGAAACTATGTAATTAAAGATATGGGTGGAAATATTGCTGATGCCTTTGGCGGTATTGGACCAATCTTATTACCTATGGCAATTGCTGGTGCGGGAATTATTATTTCTGTTATTGGTACTATGTTGGTGAAAATTAAAAGTAACGAGGCTAAAGAAGCTCAAGTTATGGGCGCTTTAAATGTGGGTAACTGGACCTCTATTGGTTTAGTAGCCTTATCTTGTTTTGGTTTAGTAACGTGGATGTTACCGGAAACCATGCAAATGAATTTCTTTGGTGAAGGTTTACAAGAAATATCTTCCATGCGCGTATTCTACGCTACTCTAGTAGGATTAGTTGTTGGCGCTGTTATTTCTTCGGTAACTGAATATTATACAGGTTTAGGTAAAAAACCTATTTTAAATATTGTGCAACAGTCAAGTACAGGTGCTGGAACCAATATTATTGCTGGTTTAGCTACTGGTATGATTTCTACATTCCCTTCTGTATTGTTGTTTGCTGGAGCCATTTGGGCGTCTTATGCATTTGCCGGTTTTTATGGTGTGGCTTTAGCAGCTTCAGCTATGATGGCAACTACAGCAATGCAATTGGCTATTGATGCCTTTGGACCTATTGCGGACAACGCAGGTGGTATAGCTGAAATGAGTGAACAGGAACCTATAGTAAGAGAACGTACTGATATCTTGGACGCTGTTGGAAATACAACTGCGGCTACAGGAAAAGGTTTTGCTATTGCTTCTGCAGCATTAACATCTTTAGCTTTATTTGCTGCCTATGTAACCTTTACTGGTATTGATGGTATTAATATTTTTAAAGCGCCCGTTCTAGCCATGTTATTTGTAGGTGGAATGGTGCCTGTCGTATTCTCTGCTTTAGCTATGAATGCGGTAGGAAAAGCAGCTATGGAAATGGTAGAAGAAGTACGTCGTCAGTTTAGAGAGATTCCAGGAATTATGGAAGGTACTGGGAAACCAGAATATGATAAATGTGTGGCAATATCTACTGAAGCGTCTTTAAGAGAAATGATGTTGCCAGGTTTATTAACTATTGGTTTTCCGTTAGTAATTGCATTTGTTCCTATGATTTTTGGAATGAATAACATGGCAATTGCTGAAATGTTAGGTGGTTATATGGCTGGTGTTACTGTTTCAGGTGTGCTTTGGGCTATATTCCAAAACAATGCGGGTGGCGCTTGGGATAATGCTAAAAAATCCTTTGAAGCTGGTGTATTAATTAATGGCGAAATGACCTATAAAGGTTCGGAAGCTCATAAAGCTGCTGTAACTGGTGACACTGTTGGAGATCCATTTAAAGATACTTCTGGTCCATCTATGAATATTTTAATTAAGCTAACCTGTTTAATTGGTTTGGTAATTGCACCAATTTTAGGTGGTCATTCTGCTGAAACTGGTTTGGCTATTACTGAAACTACAGAAGCTGTAGAAGGACTTACGGCAAAAAAAGTATATGTTGATTTTGTAATTAAATCAGACGATTTTGCAAAAGCTGTCGTTAGCGTTACAAATGTAAATGGTAATAACATTAATATGGAAGAATTAGTAATCTCTGGGACAAAAGCAGAAGTTGATGCTAAAATTTCCAAGCTAAAAGAAGAGTCTACGCAATTCAAAATGGATGTAACAGATGATAGACCAATACAGGTTAAATAA
- a CDS encoding DUF5686 and carboxypeptidase-like regulatory domain-containing protein, with amino-acid sequence MRFNLLLFIFALATFVGYAQTKVSGYVFDENNEPVAYANIIFKGSFEGTITDENGRFYMESDKTWPTLIVSFVGYKTIELPLDKKVNYDLRFTIEEEAAALNEVFIVTGKQSKKAEENPAIAILQKIWERKRQNGLSQFKQYEYDRYEKVEFDLNTIDSALIKSNLFKGMEFIFEQVDTSKVTGKTYLPIFLNEEVAKVYGDNLLNKEKVELKGNKNSGFSNNQSIIAFIKDLYSEYDVYDNYLKFFDKSFVSPISRTGVNTYNYVLSDSAYRDNKWCYNIIYYPRRKNELTFKGDFWVNDSTFAIKEINMQASKSANINWVKEIYIEQEFDVLNDSVFLIKRDYFMSDFTFNKKEKSRGVYGKRTTLYDNYEFNKSKDEKFYKEEVFDYNLDAYNREDDFWDENRMEALNNDEKGIYQMLDTLKTVKKFKRLYNAGSILASGYIEFDDLNLDYGPIFSTVGYNDVEGVRLRAGARTYFGPNDLWRLQGFLAYGFKDDKMKYGFSAKYLLNKRNRLIVSAGHRRDIEQIGASLTTSTDVLGRSLASNAVFSTATNDKLTNINLTALAIELEPIKNVLFRVGGDYRTLSSASPTFSLDYVDPESTTGVSSEIKQFESTFAVSYFPGRKMVGYGVERRNGNDTYASIFAQYSLGDKNIFGSDFNYTKLQLSYIQPWQLGGLGRLYSTIEVGKTFGTVPLGLLSVVPGNQSYFSIYKSFSQLNYYEFVTDTYASLHLEHNFNGRLFSRIPFLRKLNWREIVGFRGVWGDISADNIALSAPSNIPLVAPTDEIYYEYSLGIGNIFKVFRIDFNFRGNYHDVPDARNFGVTGSFGFNF; translated from the coding sequence ATGAGATTTAACTTACTACTTTTTATTTTTGCCCTTGCTACTTTTGTTGGTTACGCCCAAACAAAAGTTAGTGGCTACGTGTTTGATGAAAACAATGAACCCGTTGCTTATGCTAACATAATTTTTAAAGGTTCTTTTGAAGGCACCATAACTGATGAAAATGGTCGTTTTTATATGGAATCTGATAAAACGTGGCCAACGTTAATTGTCTCCTTCGTAGGTTATAAAACCATAGAGTTGCCATTAGACAAGAAAGTGAATTACGACTTACGTTTTACTATTGAAGAAGAAGCAGCTGCGCTTAATGAAGTGTTTATTGTAACAGGAAAACAATCTAAAAAAGCAGAAGAAAATCCAGCAATTGCAATTCTGCAAAAAATTTGGGAACGCAAACGTCAAAATGGCTTGAGTCAGTTTAAGCAGTATGAATACGATAGGTATGAAAAAGTAGAATTCGATTTAAATACCATTGATAGCGCACTGATAAAGAGTAACCTTTTTAAAGGTATGGAGTTTATTTTTGAGCAAGTAGATACATCTAAAGTTACAGGAAAAACATATTTGCCAATATTTTTAAATGAAGAGGTGGCCAAAGTTTATGGCGATAATTTATTAAACAAGGAGAAAGTAGAATTAAAAGGAAACAAAAATTCAGGCTTTAGTAATAATCAAAGCATTATTGCTTTTATCAAGGACTTATATTCGGAATACGATGTGTATGATAACTATCTAAAGTTTTTTGATAAAAGTTTCGTGAGCCCAATTTCCAGAACAGGTGTCAATACCTATAATTATGTATTATCTGATAGTGCTTATCGGGACAATAAATGGTGTTATAACATTATTTACTATCCAAGACGTAAAAACGAACTAACTTTTAAAGGTGACTTCTGGGTGAATGATTCCACATTTGCTATTAAGGAAATTAATATGCAAGCCTCTAAAAGTGCCAATATAAATTGGGTAAAAGAAATTTATATTGAACAAGAATTTGACGTGCTAAATGACTCTGTTTTTCTTATAAAACGCGATTATTTCATGTCCGATTTCACGTTTAATAAAAAAGAAAAGTCGCGAGGTGTTTATGGTAAACGAACCACGTTATACGATAATTACGAGTTTAATAAATCCAAAGACGAAAAGTTTTATAAGGAAGAGGTATTCGATTACAATTTAGATGCCTATAATCGGGAAGATGATTTTTGGGACGAAAACCGAATGGAAGCTTTAAATAATGATGAAAAGGGTATTTACCAAATGTTAGATACTTTAAAAACCGTAAAAAAGTTTAAGCGGTTGTATAATGCAGGAAGTATTTTGGCGTCTGGGTATATTGAGTTTGACGATTTAAACCTTGATTATGGCCCTATTTTTTCTACTGTAGGTTATAATGATGTAGAAGGTGTGCGTTTACGAGCAGGTGCAAGAACGTATTTTGGACCTAATGATTTGTGGCGCTTACAAGGATTTTTGGCTTATGGTTTTAAAGATGATAAAATGAAATATGGTTTTTCGGCCAAGTATTTATTAAACAAGCGAAACCGGTTAATTGTATCTGCAGGTCATAGGCGCGATATTGAACAAATTGGGGCAAGTTTAACCACATCAACCGATGTTTTAGGGCGAAGTCTAGCTTCCAATGCGGTTTTCAGTACAGCCACCAATGATAAATTAACCAATATTAATCTAACGGCGTTAGCTATAGAACTGGAGCCCATTAAAAACGTATTGTTTCGCGTGGGAGGTGATTATAGAACACTGTCATCCGCTTCGCCAACATTTAGTTTAGATTATGTAGATCCGGAATCCACTACTGGTGTTTCATCAGAAATAAAGCAATTTGAAAGTACCTTTGCAGTATCTTATTTTCCAGGCAGAAAAATGGTAGGTTACGGTGTAGAACGTCGTAATGGAAATGATACCTATGCATCTATATTTGCACAATATTCTTTAGGTGATAAAAATATTTTTGGTAGCGATTTTAATTATACCAAGTTACAGCTTTCTTATATTCAGCCATGGCAATTAGGTGGTTTAGGCCGCCTGTATTCTACCATTGAAGTAGGTAAAACATTTGGAACGGTTCCATTGGGGTTATTAAGTGTGGTGCCTGGTAACCAGTCGTATTTCTCTATATACAAATCGTTTTCGCAATTAAATTATTATGAGTTTGTAACAGATACCTATGCCTCTTTGCATTTAGAACATAATTTTAATGGACGATTGTTTTCAAGAATTCCATTTTTAAGAAAGTTAAATTGGCGAGAAATTGTTGGTTTTCGCGGTGTTTGGGGAGATATATCAGCAGATAATATAGCTTTAAGCGCACCGTCTAATATTCCATTGGTAGCACCAACAGACGAAATTTATTATGAATACAGCCTTGGTATTGGTAATATTTTTAAAGTATTTAGAATAGACTTTAATTTCCGTGGAAATTATCATGACGTCCCTGATGCCCGAAATTTTGGCGTAACCGGAAGTTTTGGCTTTAATTTCTAA
- a CDS encoding electron transfer flavoprotein subunit beta/FixA family protein, with protein sequence MKILVCISHVPDTTSKINFTDGDTKFDTNGVQFVINPNDEFGLTRAMWFKEKQGAAVTVVNVGGPETEPTLRKALAIGADNAIRVNTEAKDGYQVAKQLANVVKEGGYDLVIAGRESIDYNGGMVPGMIAGLIGANFVTNCISLEIDGTKAKAMREIDGGKETVSTSLPLVIGGQKGLVEESDLRIPNMRGIMMARKKPLEVKEPVDAGTETASVKFEKPAPKGAVKLIDADNVGELVNLLHNEAKVI encoded by the coding sequence ATGAAAATATTAGTATGTATTAGTCATGTACCTGATACGACTTCGAAAATTAATTTTACCGATGGCGACACAAAATTTGACACCAATGGTGTACAATTTGTTATTAACCCAAATGACGAATTTGGATTAACACGCGCTATGTGGTTTAAAGAGAAGCAAGGCGCTGCAGTAACGGTTGTTAATGTTGGCGGACCAGAAACTGAACCAACTTTACGTAAAGCATTAGCTATTGGCGCAGACAATGCAATCCGCGTTAATACAGAAGCTAAAGACGGCTACCAAGTTGCCAAACAATTAGCAAATGTAGTTAAAGAAGGTGGTTACGATTTAGTAATTGCTGGACGTGAATCCATTGATTACAATGGTGGCATGGTCCCGGGAATGATAGCTGGTTTAATTGGTGCAAACTTTGTAACCAATTGCATTAGTCTAGAAATAGATGGAACCAAAGCAAAAGCTATGCGTGAAATTGATGGCGGGAAAGAAACGGTTTCTACCAGTTTACCATTAGTAATTGGTGGACAAAAAGGATTAGTTGAGGAAAGCGATTTACGTATTCCAAACATGCGTGGGATAATGATGGCTAGAAAAAAACCTTTAGAAGTTAAGGAACCAGTAGATGCTGGAACTGAAACCGCTTCAGTGAAATTTGAAAAGCCAGCTCCAAAAGGCGCCGTTAAATTAATTGATGCCGATAATGTTGGAGAATTAGTTAACTTACTTCATAATGAAGCTAAAGTTATATAA
- a CDS encoding bifunctional nuclease family protein: MSLVRLKIKGISYSQTQNGAYALILNEVDGDRKLPIVIGAFEAQSIAIALEKEIRPPRPLTHDLFKNFADRFDIVVKQVIIHKLVDGVFYSSIICERDNAEEIIDARTSDAIALALRFQAPIFTYKNILDKAGIYLKINPEDEDESESDSILVDDMIAEELETGSVQENYKAKSLEELHNMLDEAVANEDYEKAANIRDEISKR; the protein is encoded by the coding sequence ATGAGTTTAGTACGACTAAAGATAAAAGGAATTTCATATAGCCAAACACAAAATGGCGCCTACGCATTAATATTAAATGAGGTAGATGGTGATAGAAAGTTGCCAATTGTAATTGGTGCTTTTGAAGCACAATCCATTGCTATAGCTTTGGAAAAAGAAATTAGACCGCCTAGACCACTTACCCACGATTTATTTAAAAATTTCGCCGACCGTTTTGATATTGTTGTCAAACAGGTTATCATCCATAAGCTAGTGGATGGCGTTTTCTATTCCAGTATTATTTGTGAACGTGACAACGCTGAAGAAATTATTGATGCCAGAACTAGTGATGCTATTGCTTTAGCGCTGCGGTTTCAGGCACCAATTTTCACTTACAAGAATATTTTAGATAAAGCAGGAATTTATTTAAAAATTAATCCGGAAGATGAAGACGAGTCGGAATCAGACAGTATTTTAGTAGATGATATGATTGCCGAAGAACTAGAAACCGGAAGTGTTCAGGAGAATTACAAAGCAAAATCGCTCGAGGAACTTCATAACATGCTTGATGAAGCTGTTGCCAATGAAGATTATGAAAAGGCAGCTAACATTCGCGATGAGATTTCTAAACGCTAA
- a CDS encoding inorganic diphosphatase — MTKNEKLTFDVLIEIPKGSRNKYEYDFDLKKIRFDRMLFSSMMYPADYGFIPETLALDGDPLDVLVLGGEPTFPMCVVEVKPIGVFHMADEKGPDEKVICVPVSDPIWNILNDLSDMNPHQIKEIEHFFQVYKDLEKKKVDVGGWGNAGEAYDILNKCLDRYENSEHKANGNFTI; from the coding sequence ATGACAAAAAACGAAAAATTAACTTTTGATGTATTAATCGAAATACCGAAAGGAAGTAGAAACAAATATGAATATGATTTCGATTTAAAAAAAATACGTTTTGACCGTATGCTTTTTTCATCCATGATGTATCCAGCAGATTATGGGTTTATACCAGAAACATTAGCATTAGATGGTGATCCATTAGATGTTTTAGTGTTAGGTGGTGAACCAACATTTCCTATGTGTGTGGTAGAGGTAAAACCAATTGGTGTTTTCCATATGGCAGACGAGAAAGGTCCAGATGAAAAAGTAATTTGTGTACCAGTTTCAGATCCGATTTGGAATATTTTAAATGATTTGTCAGATATGAATCCACACCAAATAAAAGAAATTGAACACTTTTTTCAAGTTTATAAAGATTTAGAAAAGAAAAAAGTTGACGTAGGAGGCTGGGGAAATGCAGGTGAAGCCTATGATATTTTAAACAAATGTTTAGATCGTTACGAGAATAGTGAGCATAAAGCAAATGGTAATTTTACCATATAG